A stretch of Synechococcus sp. WH 8020 DNA encodes these proteins:
- a CDS encoding J domain-containing protein: MSATTHYERLGVGRGVDAETLRRAFRRLSKSVHPDTTTLPAAEAARQFQLLREAYDQLADPSLRRLYDAQLIQQDQLWQQQHAPLPSPAVSSSTAIGERRPLSGGEWLSLLMLLGALLLCVSLAVGVAWSRGMELQVQPSWLVAEQTQEEPLIRDVLDGVDASSRNSFKSAFAAGS, translated from the coding sequence ATGTCGGCCACGACCCATTACGAACGGTTAGGAGTGGGCCGTGGCGTGGACGCCGAGACCTTGCGTCGCGCCTTTCGACGTCTCAGTAAGTCGGTGCATCCAGACACCACAACGTTGCCTGCCGCTGAAGCAGCTCGCCAATTCCAGCTGTTGCGTGAGGCCTATGACCAGTTGGCTGATCCCTCGTTGCGTCGGCTTTATGACGCTCAACTCATCCAGCAGGATCAGCTTTGGCAACAGCAGCACGCTCCGCTGCCCTCTCCTGCAGTGTCTTCTTCAACGGCCATTGGTGAGCGAAGACCACTCTCAGGAGGGGAGTGGTTGTCACTGTTGATGCTGCTTGGGGCCTTGCTTTTGTGTGTATCGCTGGCAGTCGGAGTGGCCTGGAGTCGGGGCATGGAGCTTCAGGTTCAGCCCAGTTGGCTGGTGGCCGAGCAGACTCAAGAGGAGCCGTTGATTCGGGATGTCCTTGATGGTGTCGATGCCTCCAGCAGAAACTCCTTTAAATCAGCATTCGCTGCAGGCTCTTGA
- the rsmG gene encoding 16S rRNA (guanine(527)-N(7))-methyltransferase RsmG gives MPEANSFSDAGPDLWHCLGWQPNDTQLSQLKELQALLRHWNSKVNLTRLVENEEFWIAQVFDSLWPLDKELRTPDLSRRCIDVGTGGGFPGLAVAIALPGTTLTLVDSVGRKTAAVESMANSLGLEARVDVRTERVEVTGQERSCRGTFDLAMARAVATPSVVAEYLVPLLAHQGQALLYRGHWSDDDEAKLKRALVPLKAKLADCKQINLPAGRGLRTLVRIEPLAPCPKSYPRPVGLPSRLPLGDQADDKRS, from the coding sequence ATGCCAGAAGCAAACAGCTTTTCTGATGCCGGGCCTGACCTATGGCACTGTCTGGGCTGGCAACCCAATGACACCCAGCTCTCGCAACTCAAAGAGCTACAAGCCCTGCTGCGCCATTGGAACAGCAAGGTGAATCTCACCCGTTTGGTCGAGAACGAGGAGTTCTGGATCGCCCAGGTCTTTGACAGTCTTTGGCCTCTCGACAAAGAGCTACGCACCCCCGATCTATCGCGTCGCTGCATTGATGTAGGCACTGGCGGCGGGTTTCCTGGCCTCGCTGTCGCCATCGCCCTACCGGGGACCACACTCACCCTTGTTGATTCAGTCGGTCGGAAAACTGCTGCAGTGGAATCAATGGCCAACTCGCTTGGTTTAGAGGCTCGCGTGGACGTCCGCACCGAGCGCGTTGAGGTGACAGGTCAGGAGCGGTCCTGTCGTGGGACGTTCGACTTAGCGATGGCCAGAGCCGTGGCCACACCCTCAGTGGTGGCGGAATATCTCGTGCCCCTTCTGGCCCATCAGGGTCAGGCGCTGCTCTATCGCGGCCACTGGAGTGATGACGACGAAGCGAAACTGAAACGAGCCTTGGTTCCCCTCAAAGCCAAACTTGCGGACTGCAAGCAGATCAACCTGCCAGCTGGACGGGGGCTGCGCACGTTGGTTCGCATTGAGCCCCTGGCTCCCTGTCCCAAGAGCTATCCCCGCCCAGTAGGGCTACCTAGCCGTCTGCCCCTGGGCGATCAGGCTGACGACAAACGTTCCTGA
- a CDS encoding high light inducible protein yields the protein MIEPSLIPKRKLPRFGFHTHTEKLNGRAAMLGFIALLVVEFKIGHGLLIW from the coding sequence ATGATTGAGCCGTCTTTGATCCCCAAGCGGAAACTTCCCCGTTTTGGGTTTCATACCCACACTGAAAAGCTGAATGGTCGTGCCGCCATGCTCGGCTTCATCGCTTTGTTGGTTGTGGAGTTCAAAATCGGTCACGGCTTGTTGATCTGGTGA
- a CDS encoding DUF3143 domain-containing protein, whose product MPPAETPLNQHSLQALEHWLQQLGAQRLADDPCGWSWQEQGWTAEIRLQQTDLAVIWSPTEAPRPCVFPYGLSRADVEAALRLGP is encoded by the coding sequence ATGCCTCCAGCAGAAACTCCTTTAAATCAGCATTCGCTGCAGGCTCTTGAGCATTGGCTCCAGCAGCTTGGAGCGCAGCGGCTGGCGGATGATCCGTGTGGCTGGTCCTGGCAGGAACAGGGATGGACGGCTGAGATCCGTCTGCAACAAACGGATCTCGCGGTGATCTGGAGCCCAACGGAAGCACCTCGCCCTTGCGTGTTTCCCTACGGACTGTCCCGTGCCGACGTCGAGGCTGCCCTGCGGCTGGGTCCCTGA
- a CDS encoding ferredoxin, protein MPDSQRVDDQPVNASSGNPAVAYSASSLEDHQCSGMEPVLGGALAEKAVWVDEAICIGCRYCAHVACNTFIIEPNLGRSRAIRQDGDSSARIQEAIETCPVDCIHWVAFDDLEGLQAQLDAQELLPLGLPSPARPRRILPRQPQD, encoded by the coding sequence ATGCCTGATTCACAGCGGGTGGACGATCAACCCGTGAATGCCTCCTCCGGTAATCCCGCCGTTGCTTACAGCGCCTCCTCTCTTGAGGATCATCAATGCTCTGGGATGGAACCCGTCTTGGGTGGTGCTCTCGCTGAAAAAGCGGTGTGGGTTGATGAGGCTATTTGTATTGGCTGCAGGTATTGCGCTCATGTGGCTTGCAACACCTTCATCATCGAGCCCAATTTGGGGCGCTCGCGTGCGATTCGCCAGGACGGGGACAGTTCTGCGCGGATTCAAGAGGCCATTGAAACCTGTCCCGTGGACTGCATTCACTGGGTTGCCTTTGATGACCTCGAGGGGCTCCAAGCGCAGCTCGACGCTCAGGAGCTTCTACCGCTCGGGCTTCCCTCACCTGCTCGTCCAAGACGCATTCTTCCTCGGCAGCCTCAAGACTGA
- a CDS encoding aldo/keto reductase, translating into MASQASLALPTRRFGRTELAMPVLSLGGMRFQQSWSDLEAEVITQEAQCTVQTTLHRAVELGFHHVETARHYGSSERQLGWALPHSPDPDRILQTKVPPRDDPAMFEAELELSLERLNVRRIELLAIHGINRLDHLEQTLRPGGCMEVVRRWQQEGRIDHVGFSTHAETSVIEAAINSDAFDYVNLHWYYIRQDNEPALVAAQRHDMGVFIISPTDKGGHLHTPSLLLKQLCAPLHPIVFNDLFCLRDPRVHTISVGASRPSDLDLHLEAVQQLDTAGALISPIQDRLQTQALQALGEPWLMTWREGLPHWKDTPGNINLPVLLWLHNLIEAWDLESYARARYGILGHAGHWAPGANADALDQEVSETDLRAVLNQSPWAETIPGLLRGLKQRVGGVPQERLSSA; encoded by the coding sequence ATGGCATCACAGGCTTCCTTGGCTTTGCCAACACGACGCTTTGGTCGCACAGAGCTAGCAATGCCAGTCCTGTCCCTGGGGGGGATGAGGTTTCAGCAGAGTTGGTCGGATCTTGAGGCTGAGGTAATTACTCAGGAGGCTCAATGCACGGTGCAGACGACACTCCACCGTGCGGTGGAGCTTGGATTTCACCATGTGGAAACAGCTCGGCATTACGGCAGCTCCGAGCGGCAACTTGGCTGGGCCCTCCCCCATTCACCTGATCCAGATCGCATCCTTCAAACCAAGGTGCCCCCTCGGGACGACCCTGCGATGTTTGAAGCCGAGCTCGAACTCAGCCTGGAGCGCCTAAACGTTCGGCGAATTGAGTTGCTGGCGATTCATGGCATCAACAGGTTGGATCATCTGGAGCAAACGCTGCGTCCAGGCGGCTGTATGGAGGTGGTGCGCCGCTGGCAGCAAGAGGGACGTATCGACCATGTGGGGTTTTCGACTCATGCTGAAACCAGCGTCATCGAAGCTGCGATCAACTCTGATGCATTCGATTATGTGAATTTGCATTGGTACTACATCCGGCAAGACAACGAACCTGCGTTGGTCGCCGCCCAACGCCATGACATGGGCGTGTTCATCATTAGTCCCACCGACAAGGGTGGCCATCTCCATACCCCTTCGCTGCTGTTGAAGCAGCTCTGCGCTCCCCTGCACCCGATCGTGTTTAACGATCTGTTTTGTCTGCGTGACCCGCGGGTTCACACCATCAGTGTTGGAGCGTCCAGGCCGAGTGATCTTGATCTGCATCTTGAGGCTGTCCAGCAACTCGATACCGCTGGAGCGCTGATCTCCCCGATTCAAGATCGGTTGCAGACGCAAGCTCTACAGGCCCTTGGTGAGCCTTGGCTGATGACTTGGCGTGAAGGTTTGCCCCATTGGAAAGACACGCCAGGGAACATCAATCTTCCTGTGTTGCTCTGGCTTCACAATTTGATTGAGGCTTGGGATTTGGAGAGTTATGCCAGGGCGCGTTATGGAATTCTTGGTCATGCAGGACATTGGGCTCCTGGTGCCAATGCTGACGCTCTGGATCAGGAGGTCAGCGAGACAGACCTCCGGGCTGTTTTGAACCAAAGCCCATGGGCTGAAACGATCCCAGGATTGCTGAGGGGTTTAAAGCAACGGGTTGGTGGCGTTCCTCAGGAACGTTTGTCGTCAGCCTGA
- a CDS encoding DUF2997 domain-containing protein, whose amino-acid sequence MPERTLRFRIRPDGRVEEQVEGVVGDACLQLTERLESVLGTVERRQPTSDAYVTTQAQSQSQFVEPS is encoded by the coding sequence ATGCCTGAGCGCACGCTTCGTTTCCGAATTCGTCCAGACGGTCGCGTCGAAGAGCAGGTGGAAGGCGTTGTCGGTGACGCTTGTCTGCAACTGACGGAACGTTTGGAATCAGTTTTAGGCACGGTGGAACGCCGTCAGCCAACGTCTGATGCCTACGTCACAACCCAAGCACAGTCCCAGTCCCAGTTCGTCGAGCCCTCCTGA
- a CDS encoding DUF1257 domain-containing protein gives MSHFSTVKTELRQRESLVSALEDLGYEPKQGGHPVRGYRGQTVEAELAVTLQESADFGFVWNESNGAYEFVTDLDLWRQSVPIERFLSRLTQRYALNTVLKASLSEGFDVAEQRDCQDGSIELVVTRWDA, from the coding sequence ATGTCCCATTTCAGCACTGTCAAAACGGAACTTCGCCAGCGTGAGTCATTAGTCTCTGCCCTCGAAGACCTTGGGTATGAGCCCAAACAGGGAGGTCATCCCGTACGCGGATATCGCGGCCAAACCGTGGAAGCTGAATTGGCGGTCACCCTTCAGGAGTCTGCTGATTTCGGCTTCGTATGGAATGAATCCAACGGTGCCTATGAGTTTGTGACCGACCTGGATTTGTGGCGCCAGTCCGTGCCAATTGAGCGTTTTTTGTCTCGTCTCACGCAGCGCTACGCCCTCAACACGGTGTTGAAAGCTTCCCTTTCCGAGGGCTTTGACGTTGCCGAGCAGCGTGATTGTCAGGATGGATCGATCGAGCTTGTCGTTACCCGTTGGGATGCCTGA
- a CDS encoding HEAT repeat domain-containing protein, translated as MTDRPPLDREPRVANLAIDPDVLARELEAEEVGDPLDEIDLDDPEQDALEAIRQCDEALNWLQQGHDQQLQGLRVFCEHRDPRSVPLLLPLLDEVCPVVRMSAVYALGRNPSPPAVGPLLKLLQDDSNAYVRKATAWSLGNYPDAPVLNPLIRALQTDVAAVRLWASVSLAEAGVTSAAKADPAAGQLLISLRIDTESVVRSNCIWALGRLLEHLVEPRRLEVIEVFVRALLHDCERSVRDEARTALEQMESPDVLDRLQTLMDEGLFS; from the coding sequence ATGACCGATCGCCCGCCCCTGGATCGTGAACCACGCGTGGCCAATCTGGCCATCGATCCCGATGTGCTCGCCCGTGAGCTTGAAGCTGAAGAGGTGGGTGATCCTCTTGATGAAATCGATCTTGACGATCCAGAGCAGGATGCTCTAGAGGCCATCCGGCAATGTGATGAGGCCCTGAACTGGTTGCAGCAGGGGCATGATCAGCAGCTCCAAGGCTTGCGTGTTTTTTGTGAACATCGAGATCCCCGTTCGGTTCCCCTGCTGTTGCCGCTCCTCGATGAGGTGTGTCCCGTTGTGCGCATGAGCGCCGTCTACGCGCTTGGTCGCAATCCCTCTCCCCCTGCTGTGGGGCCCCTTTTGAAATTGCTGCAAGACGACAGCAATGCCTATGTGCGCAAAGCCACGGCCTGGAGCCTTGGGAATTATCCCGATGCACCTGTGCTGAATCCCTTGATTCGTGCCCTGCAGACCGATGTGGCTGCGGTGCGGTTGTGGGCTTCGGTGTCTCTTGCTGAAGCTGGAGTGACCTCTGCTGCAAAAGCAGATCCAGCGGCGGGCCAGTTGTTGATTAGCTTGCGAATCGACACTGAATCCGTGGTGCGAAGCAATTGCATCTGGGCTCTGGGTCGCCTGCTCGAGCATCTTGTGGAACCCCGTCGCCTCGAGGTGATTGAGGTGTTTGTGCGTGCGCTTTTGCACGATTGTGAAAGGTCTGTTCGCGATGAAGCCCGCACGGCTCTCGAGCAGATGGAATCCCCCGATGTTTTGGATCGACTTCAAACCTTGATGGACGAGGGATTGTTCAGCTGA
- the rlmN gene encoding 23S rRNA (adenine(2503)-C(2))-methyltransferase RlmN gives MISALLGRSKSELEDWAVAQGQPAFRGRQLHDWLYAKGARDLQGITVLPKTWRASLQNEGVSVGRLHEQERRVAADATTKLLLGTEDGETLETVGIPTDQRLTVCVSSQVGCPMACRFCATGKGGLQRSLAGHEIVAQVLSIREVMERRPTHVVFMGMGEPLLNIEAVLESIRCINDDLGIGQRRITVSTVGVPHTLPRLADLALKQLGRAQFTLAVSLHAPNQALREELIPTAKAYPYDALLDDCRYYLNKTGRRVSFEYILLGGVNDHPHHASELADRVGGFQSHVNLIAYNPIEEEEFQRPTTQRIEGFRRVLERRGVAVSLRASRGLDQDAACGQLRRNRRS, from the coding sequence GTGATCAGCGCGCTTCTCGGTCGAAGTAAGTCTGAGCTGGAAGACTGGGCTGTCGCCCAGGGCCAGCCAGCATTTCGTGGCCGGCAGCTCCATGATTGGCTCTACGCCAAAGGGGCGCGGGATCTTCAAGGCATCACGGTGCTTCCTAAGACTTGGCGCGCATCCCTCCAAAACGAGGGGGTTTCAGTGGGTCGTTTGCATGAGCAAGAGCGACGGGTGGCAGCTGATGCCACCACCAAATTGCTGTTGGGCACCGAGGACGGCGAAACCTTGGAAACGGTTGGGATCCCTACCGATCAACGCCTCACGGTTTGTGTGTCGAGCCAGGTCGGCTGCCCGATGGCCTGTCGTTTTTGCGCCACTGGTAAAGGGGGGTTGCAACGCTCATTAGCGGGCCATGAAATTGTTGCCCAAGTGCTCAGCATCCGAGAGGTCATGGAGCGTCGTCCCACCCATGTTGTGTTTATGGGCATGGGTGAACCCTTGCTCAACATTGAGGCTGTGCTCGAGTCCATTCGCTGCATTAATGATGATCTGGGCATTGGTCAACGTCGGATCACAGTGAGCACCGTTGGAGTGCCGCATACCCTTCCTCGTCTTGCTGATTTGGCGCTCAAACAGTTGGGGCGCGCTCAGTTCACCTTGGCTGTCAGTCTTCATGCACCCAACCAAGCATTGAGGGAGGAGTTGATTCCTACGGCTAAGGCCTATCCCTATGACGCACTTCTGGATGATTGTCGTTACTACCTCAACAAAACGGGTCGGCGGGTGAGTTTTGAGTACATCCTCTTGGGTGGGGTCAATGATCATCCGCACCACGCATCCGAACTCGCTGACCGGGTGGGTGGTTTCCAGAGTCACGTCAATCTGATTGCCTATAACCCTATTGAGGAAGAGGAGTTTCAGCGACCAACGACTCAGAGGATTGAGGGCTTTCGGCGCGTCCTGGAGCGTCGTGGCGTTGCCGTGAGTCTGCGAGCGAGCCGCGGCTTGGATCAGGATGCAGCTTGTGGCCAGTTGCGTCGCAATCGACGGTCTTAG
- a CDS encoding sodium:solute symporter family protein has product MAPIDWLLLVFYLIGTLFLGLWLARRNQGEDDYFVAGRSLSGWLAGASMAATTFSIDTPLYVAGLVGTRGLAANWEWWGFGLAHVAMAVVFAPLWRRSGVMTDAAFTELRYGGATAAWLRGIKAFLLALPINCIGIGYAFLAMRKVVQALGIVSDQPVSALGGLPDTVLLLMIVAVLVLVYTVAGGLWAVVVTDFVQLILAMVGALAVAWAAIHAAGGMDALLTSLNDLGRPEVLSLVPWRWTDSGFDWIGGAGISASTFLAYLTVQWWSFRRSDGGGEFIQRMLATRDERQARLAGWVFLVVNYLLRSWLWVVVALAALVLLPDQADWELSYPALAVAYLPPVVLGLVVVSLVAAFMSTVSTSVNWGASYLTHDLYQRFVRPNASQKELLLVGQATSVLLLVLGVLTALISDSIGTVFRLVIAIGTGPGVVLVLRWFWWRINAAAELSSMVCGFFVGLATSVVPVLQISDYGLRLMVTTAITALVWVVVMLITPPESAEVLERFVQRVQPPGPGWSRWRRRCEVEASESLQALITRFVLSSCVLFGALLGSGAFLLHQQVAGWSGLILTVVALSLLLRGRHSRLAA; this is encoded by the coding sequence ATGGCACCGATTGACTGGTTGTTGCTGGTCTTTTATTTAATCGGAACTCTGTTCCTCGGGCTTTGGCTGGCTCGACGCAATCAGGGGGAAGATGACTATTTCGTCGCTGGGCGCAGCTTGAGCGGTTGGTTGGCAGGCGCGTCGATGGCTGCCACCACCTTCTCGATCGATACACCGCTGTACGTCGCCGGTTTAGTCGGAACCAGAGGGCTGGCGGCGAATTGGGAGTGGTGGGGGTTCGGTCTTGCTCATGTGGCGATGGCGGTGGTGTTTGCGCCCCTTTGGCGACGCAGCGGCGTAATGACAGATGCTGCCTTTACGGAACTCCGCTATGGAGGAGCCACGGCGGCTTGGTTGCGGGGCATCAAAGCCTTTTTGCTCGCCCTCCCGATTAATTGCATCGGCATCGGCTATGCATTCTTGGCCATGCGAAAGGTGGTGCAAGCGCTAGGGATTGTGTCCGATCAGCCCGTGTCAGCACTCGGAGGTCTCCCGGACACGGTGCTGTTGTTGATGATCGTGGCTGTTTTGGTGCTCGTGTACACGGTGGCCGGTGGCCTTTGGGCCGTTGTGGTCACTGATTTTGTGCAGTTGATTTTGGCGATGGTGGGGGCTCTGGCTGTGGCTTGGGCTGCTATCCATGCCGCTGGGGGGATGGATGCTCTCCTCACCAGCCTCAACGATTTGGGTCGTCCCGAGGTGTTGTCACTTGTCCCTTGGCGCTGGACTGACTCTGGCTTCGATTGGATTGGCGGGGCCGGTATCAGTGCTTCCACCTTCTTGGCCTATCTCACGGTGCAGTGGTGGAGTTTTCGGCGAAGTGATGGCGGTGGTGAATTCATTCAACGGATGCTTGCCACTCGCGATGAACGTCAGGCGCGGTTGGCGGGCTGGGTGTTTCTTGTGGTCAATTACCTGCTTCGCAGCTGGTTGTGGGTGGTGGTGGCGCTAGCGGCTCTGGTGCTTCTGCCCGATCAGGCGGACTGGGAATTGAGTTATCCGGCCCTGGCGGTGGCCTACCTCCCACCGGTGGTGCTTGGCCTGGTGGTGGTCTCCCTAGTGGCTGCCTTTATGAGCACGGTCAGTACATCTGTGAACTGGGGTGCGAGCTATCTCACCCATGACCTCTACCAACGTTTTGTTCGGCCTAATGCCTCGCAGAAAGAGCTGCTTTTGGTTGGGCAGGCCACCAGCGTTCTTCTATTGGTGTTAGGGGTTTTAACGGCTTTGATCAGTGACAGCATCGGCACGGTGTTCCGATTGGTGATCGCGATTGGTACTGGGCCTGGCGTGGTCCTGGTCTTGCGTTGGTTCTGGTGGCGAATCAATGCAGCAGCAGAGCTGTCATCGATGGTGTGTGGATTTTTTGTTGGTTTGGCCACCTCTGTCGTCCCCGTTCTGCAAATCTCGGACTACGGACTCAGATTGATGGTCACCACTGCCATTACGGCCTTGGTTTGGGTGGTGGTGATGCTGATCACTCCCCCTGAGTCTGCGGAGGTGCTGGAGAGGTTCGTGCAGCGCGTTCAACCCCCCGGTCCTGGTTGGAGTCGTTGGAGGCGTCGCTGTGAGGTGGAGGCGTCTGAATCGCTGCAAGCTCTCATCACTCGGTTTGTGCTGAGTAGTTGTGTGCTGTTTGGGGCACTGCTTGGTTCAGGCGCGTTCCTTCTGCACCAGCAGGTTGCAGGTTGGTCTGGTTTGATCCTTACGGTTGTCGCTCTCTCACTTCTTTTGCGCGGGCGGCATTCGCGTCTTGCCGCTTAG